One genomic window of Notamacropus eugenii isolate mMacEug1 chromosome 6, mMacEug1.pri_v2, whole genome shotgun sequence includes the following:
- the MDH1B gene encoding putative malate dehydrogenase 1B isoform X5 yields MDEEISIHLLNNNFEEDSLSALVMEGQDLAAPLLRAISVCTVIEEAFLGAEVIIILNDDIDNESESLENRIKARLPLCQSFGFLIEKNAHQSVKVIVAGKTFLNLTTSLLITYAPSINPRNIIALATVVENEAKAILARKLKTTASDIKDVIIWGNITGSRYIDLKKAKVFRYDSAIWGPPSYSRYLLNLIFDSEWLSKEFGNSLNAWSLKGYFRRGISSAHCIATILKFWYHDSPPGEIFSLGIMSEGEFGIPEGIVYSMPVKCVNGVWFPRTDLTDTDLTEDIKGAIIHDLEQEKLVALGEVLTYEPYIPVAELIPRENRVRIQIDENQEEDQKEQSEFFSTGSLETSDAQNSQEPLEGTENESLDN; encoded by the exons ATGGATGAAGAAATTAGTATCCATCTCCTAAACAATAACTTTGAAGAAGACTCTCTCAGTGCCCTTGTGATGGAGGGCCAAGACCTGGCAGCACCTCTTCTGCGGGCAATCTCTGTGTGCACAGTAATAGAAGAGGCCTTTTTAGGAGCTGAGGTTATCATCATACTTAACGATGATATTGATAATGAATCTGAGTCTCTAGAAAATAGAATCAAAGCTAGACTTCCTCTGTGTCAGTCCTTTGGATTCCTGATTGAGAAAAATGCGCATCAATCCGTGAAAGTTATTGTGGCAGGAAAGACCTTTCTAAATCTCACCACCAGTTTGCTCATCACATATGCACCATCTATTAACCCACGGAACATCATTGCTCTGGCGACGGTGGTCGAAAATGAAGCAAAAGCCATTTTGGccagaaaattgaaaacaacagCATCCG ACATCAAAGATGTGATAATTTGGGGTAATATTACTGGCTCTCGCTACATTGACCTGAAGAAAGCAAAAGTTTTCAGATATGACAGTGCTATTTGGGGACCTCCAAGTTATTCCCGATACCTATTAAACTTGATATTTGATAG TGAGTGGCTTAGCAAAGAATTTGGAAACTCCCTCAATGCATGGAGTTTGAAAGGATATTTCCGAAGGGGTATTTCTTCAGCACACTGTATAGCCACCATACTGAAGTTCTGGTACCACGATTCCCCTCCCGGAGAGATATTTTCTCTAGGAATAATGAGCGAAG GTGAATTTGGCATACCTGAGGGGATTGTGTATTCCATGCCAGTAAAATGCGTGAATGGAGTATGGTTTCCTCGAACCGATTTGACTGATACTGACTTAACTGAAGATATTAAGGGGGCAATAATCCATGATCTCGAACAG gaaaaACTAGTTGCCCTTGGAGAAGTATTAACGTATGAGCCATACATTCCAG taGCTGAACTGATACCACGTGAAAACAGAGTCAGAATCCAAATTGATGAAAACCAGGAAGAAGATCAAAAGGAGCAAAGTG aaTTTTTCAGCACAGGTTCTCTAGAAACCTCAGATGCTCAGAATAGCCAAGAACCCTTAGAAG GAACTGAAAATGAATCCCTGGATAACTAA
- the MDH1B gene encoding putative malate dehydrogenase 1B isoform X6, which yields MLTPEMLLIAGENLETHIEIAQEEKEIKQKINPLKVWIAGASCPTCYNLIPILVNGEVFSMDEEISIHLLNNNFEEDSLSALVMEGQDLAAPLLRAISVCTVIEEAFLGAEVIIILNDDIDNESESLENRIKARLPLCQSFGFLIEKNAHQSVKVIVAGKTFLNLTTSLLITYAPSINPRNIIALATVVENEAKAILARKLKTTASDIKDVIIWGNITGSRYIDLKKAKVFRYDSAIWGPPSYSRYLLNLIFDSEWLSKEFGNSLNAWSLKGYFRRGISSAHCIATILKFWYHDSPPGEIFSLGIMSEGEFGIPEGIVYSMPVKCVNGVWFPRTDLTDTDLTEDIKGAIIHDLEQEKLVALGEVLTYEPYIPVAELIPRENRVRIQIDENQEEDQKEQSEFFSTGSLETSDAQNSQEPLEGTENESLDN from the exons ATGCTGACTCCCGAGATGCTGCTGATTGCTGGCGAGAACTTGGAGACACATATAGAAATTGCACAGGAGGAAAAAGAGATTAAACAAAAGATCAATCCACTAAAGGTCTGGATCGCCGG TGCATCTTGTCCTACATGCTACAACCTGATTCCAATACTAGTCAATGGAGAAGTGTTCAGTATGGATGAAGAAATTAGTATCCATCTCCTAAACAATAACTTTGAAGAAGACTCTCTCAGTGCCCTTGTGATGGAGGGCCAAGACCTGGCAGCACCTCTTCTGCGGGCAATCTCTGTGTGCACAGTAATAGAAGAGGCCTTTTTAGGAGCTGAGGTTATCATCATACTTAACGATGATATTGATAATGAATCTGAGTCTCTAGAAAATAGAATCAAAGCTAGACTTCCTCTGTGTCAGTCCTTTGGATTCCTGATTGAGAAAAATGCGCATCAATCCGTGAAAGTTATTGTGGCAGGAAAGACCTTTCTAAATCTCACCACCAGTTTGCTCATCACATATGCACCATCTATTAACCCACGGAACATCATTGCTCTGGCGACGGTGGTCGAAAATGAAGCAAAAGCCATTTTGGccagaaaattgaaaacaacagCATCCG ACATCAAAGATGTGATAATTTGGGGTAATATTACTGGCTCTCGCTACATTGACCTGAAGAAAGCAAAAGTTTTCAGATATGACAGTGCTATTTGGGGACCTCCAAGTTATTCCCGATACCTATTAAACTTGATATTTGATAG TGAGTGGCTTAGCAAAGAATTTGGAAACTCCCTCAATGCATGGAGTTTGAAAGGATATTTCCGAAGGGGTATTTCTTCAGCACACTGTATAGCCACCATACTGAAGTTCTGGTACCACGATTCCCCTCCCGGAGAGATATTTTCTCTAGGAATAATGAGCGAAG GTGAATTTGGCATACCTGAGGGGATTGTGTATTCCATGCCAGTAAAATGCGTGAATGGAGTATGGTTTCCTCGAACCGATTTGACTGATACTGACTTAACTGAAGATATTAAGGGGGCAATAATCCATGATCTCGAACAG gaaaaACTAGTTGCCCTTGGAGAAGTATTAACGTATGAGCCATACATTCCAG taGCTGAACTGATACCACGTGAAAACAGAGTCAGAATCCAAATTGATGAAAACCAGGAAGAAGATCAAAAGGAGCAAAGTG aaTTTTTCAGCACAGGTTCTCTAGAAACCTCAGATGCTCAGAATAGCCAAGAACCCTTAGAAG GAACTGAAAATGAATCCCTGGATAACTAA